In Sphingopyxis sp. FD7, a single window of DNA contains:
- a CDS encoding DEAD/DEAH box helicase: MPTTVEAIQADIDAAIVPGFRNRLLARGQARAIVWRDGVLPPEAPAFTPQLSNDLLGYGYALLELGLRLRDLGGDEARARSAFEQAATALEAVIARGPRDGADRSFHFVVAAASYHLARMSARAYSLLTIVLGDENFSQAERAVAQLMLRNLNELERAILAFRAEGSGSDDALAASLEDQLMVDELIGRPETDDPGFLFDAVDLALTDRFFGAMAMFLLALERGERALLDTALEHLAEGIKASAELNLVPQWWLHRLTIHLLNDLWDCSFHHRLPLAPAGGDAPTWPALRTLYLAVLHSRRKAEIELWPSQLDAAARSVDQTDDLVVSLPTSAGKTRIAELCILRCLAAGKRVMFVTPLRALSAQTEVTLQRTFAPLGKTISALYGSTGVSDVDEDAIRTRHIVVATPEKLDFALRNDPTLLDDVGLLVFDEGHMIGLSEREVRYEVQIQRLLKRADAAERRIVCLSAILPDGDQLEDFACWLRRDQAGGLIKNDWRPTRLRYGEVIWNGNHARLNLRVGDERPFVPRYLTASVPPIGQRTTPFPKDLGELCLATAWRLVDDGQSVLIFCPVRAHVEPFAGRIIDLHRRGALRNLLTVDPAVLTTALVLGAEWLGADHPILQCLQLGVAIHHGALPTAYRKEVERLLRDGVLKVTISSPTLAQGLNLSATAVIIHSLTRNRVRIEAAEFKNVVGRAGRAYVDVEGLVLYPMYDRHAYRTGQWEGLIDDERSREMESGLLRLVLTLLLRMQQQQVRTDDQLMEYVLNNAAAWTFPEIAGEDPADAERERRAWDGYVASLDTAVLALLGEAEVPDDGIAEALDTILQSSLWERRLNRRTAEFRAIMRAALVGRSRVVWANSTAPQRRGYFLAGVGLGTGHALDAIAPVANDLLVNANGSLLAQDGEAAILAITQIAELVFGIFPFAPDTLPDNWCDILRAWLLGQPLAGLAGGDPSDMMQFVEGGLVYRLPWAMEAIRVRGVANADTIAPFGLALDDFELGLAVPAVETGTMNRSASLLIQAGFSSRLAAIKAVGDTAATFVTLAELQVWLDSDIVTAFSQMPGWPTAETASLWSAFRTGFVPAEKRTWIERRYWAWVQWKPGVLPAAGSPLRLRASEGQRPVMAPDGTVLGDLQAVLNPGHRGLLRAVVSTEANKVDIFYHGPDDLWLA; this comes from the coding sequence ATGCCAACAACGGTTGAAGCGATCCAGGCCGACATCGACGCGGCCATTGTCCCCGGGTTTCGCAACCGCCTGCTGGCACGCGGCCAGGCGCGCGCGATAGTGTGGCGGGACGGTGTCCTCCCGCCCGAAGCGCCTGCCTTCACGCCGCAGCTCAGCAACGACCTGCTCGGCTATGGCTATGCGCTGTTGGAACTCGGGCTTCGGCTGCGCGACCTCGGCGGCGACGAGGCTCGTGCCCGATCGGCTTTCGAGCAAGCCGCGACGGCTCTGGAGGCCGTGATCGCCCGCGGTCCTCGTGACGGGGCCGATCGGAGCTTCCACTTCGTCGTCGCTGCAGCCAGCTACCATCTGGCCCGCATGTCGGCCCGAGCCTACTCTCTGCTCACCATCGTGCTCGGCGACGAAAACTTCTCACAAGCGGAGCGCGCAGTCGCGCAATTGATGCTCAGGAACCTCAACGAACTTGAGCGCGCAATCCTCGCCTTCAGGGCGGAAGGCTCAGGCTCCGACGATGCGCTTGCCGCCTCCCTCGAAGATCAGCTTATGGTCGACGAACTCATCGGCCGACCCGAGACTGACGACCCAGGCTTCCTTTTCGACGCTGTTGATCTTGCGCTGACCGATCGCTTCTTCGGCGCGATGGCGATGTTCCTCCTCGCGCTTGAACGCGGCGAGCGCGCCTTGCTCGACACGGCGCTTGAGCACCTGGCTGAGGGCATAAAAGCGTCCGCCGAGCTCAATCTCGTGCCGCAATGGTGGCTCCACCGCCTGACCATCCACCTTTTGAACGATCTCTGGGATTGCAGCTTCCATCATCGGTTGCCGCTCGCCCCCGCAGGTGGCGACGCGCCCACTTGGCCAGCGTTGCGGACCCTCTATCTCGCCGTCCTGCACAGCCGCCGGAAGGCCGAGATCGAGCTTTGGCCTTCCCAGCTCGACGCGGCCGCGCGGAGTGTCGATCAGACCGATGACCTTGTCGTGTCTCTCCCGACCAGTGCTGGCAAGACTCGGATAGCGGAGCTGTGCATCCTGCGTTGCCTCGCAGCAGGCAAGCGCGTGATGTTCGTGACGCCGCTCCGCGCGCTCTCCGCGCAGACGGAAGTCACGCTGCAGCGGACATTCGCCCCCCTCGGAAAGACCATCTCCGCCCTCTATGGCAGCACCGGCGTCAGCGACGTCGACGAGGACGCGATCCGGACTCGCCATATCGTCGTCGCGACCCCAGAGAAGCTTGACTTCGCTCTGCGCAACGATCCGACCCTGCTCGATGACGTGGGCCTCCTCGTTTTCGACGAAGGACACATGATCGGCCTCAGCGAGCGCGAGGTTCGCTACGAGGTGCAAATCCAGCGCCTGCTGAAGCGCGCGGATGCCGCCGAGCGGCGCATCGTATGCTTGTCCGCAATCCTGCCCGATGGCGACCAGCTTGAAGATTTTGCCTGCTGGCTCCGTCGCGACCAGGCTGGAGGGCTCATCAAGAATGACTGGCGCCCAACGCGACTTCGCTACGGGGAAGTCATTTGGAACGGCAACCACGCACGCCTCAATCTGCGCGTCGGTGACGAACGCCCGTTCGTACCGCGCTACCTGACGGCATCGGTGCCGCCGATAGGCCAACGGACCACGCCTTTCCCGAAGGACTTGGGGGAGCTTTGCCTGGCTACCGCTTGGCGGCTCGTAGACGACGGACAATCGGTGCTGATCTTCTGCCCTGTCCGGGCGCACGTCGAGCCGTTCGCTGGTAGGATCATCGACCTCCATCGCCGCGGCGCGCTCCGGAATCTCCTGACCGTCGATCCCGCCGTGCTGACAACCGCTCTGGTATTAGGCGCTGAGTGGCTCGGGGCAGACCATCCAATCCTACAGTGCCTGCAGTTAGGCGTCGCGATCCATCACGGCGCGTTGCCAACCGCCTATCGAAAAGAAGTTGAGCGCCTGCTCAGGGACGGCGTCCTCAAGGTCACCATCTCTTCCCCGACGCTGGCCCAAGGGCTCAATCTGTCCGCTACCGCAGTGATCATCCACTCGCTCACCCGCAACCGCGTGCGGATCGAAGCGGCTGAGTTCAAGAATGTCGTCGGTCGCGCCGGGCGCGCCTACGTCGATGTCGAAGGCTTGGTGCTGTATCCGATGTACGACCGGCACGCATACCGGACTGGCCAATGGGAAGGGCTGATCGACGACGAACGGTCACGTGAAATGGAGAGCGGCCTCCTGCGGCTCGTGCTGACCTTGCTCCTCCGCATGCAGCAACAGCAAGTCCGGACCGACGACCAACTTATGGAGTATGTTCTCAATAACGCTGCTGCATGGACATTCCCTGAGATTGCCGGCGAAGATCCGGCCGATGCTGAACGAGAGCGCCGGGCGTGGGATGGCTATGTCGCCTCCCTGGACACGGCGGTACTCGCCCTCCTCGGTGAAGCCGAAGTTCCCGACGACGGCATCGCCGAGGCGCTCGACACCATACTTCAGTCGTCGCTCTGGGAGCGCAGGCTGAATCGCAGGACGGCTGAGTTCCGCGCCATCATGCGCGCTGCGCTAGTCGGCCGTAGTCGCGTCGTCTGGGCGAACTCGACGGCCCCTCAGCGGCGCGGATATTTCCTTGCCGGTGTCGGGCTCGGAACCGGCCACGCATTGGACGCGATCGCTCCGGTGGCAAACGACCTGCTCGTCAACGCCAACGGATCCCTCCTGGCGCAGGATGGAGAGGCGGCGATCCTCGCGATCACGCAGATTGCCGAGCTGGTGTTCGGGATCTTTCCGTTCGCTCCCGATACGTTGCCCGACAACTGGTGCGATATCCTTCGGGCCTGGCTGCTGGGACAGCCCCTTGCCGGTCTGGCGGGCGGTGATCCATCGGACATGATGCAGTTCGTCGAGGGAGGGCTCGTCTATCGGCTGCCATGGGCCATGGAAGCCATCCGCGTTCGCGGTGTCGCGAATGCCGACACCATCGCTCCATTTGGGCTGGCTCTGGACGACTTCGAACTCGGCCTGGCCGTACCAGCGGTTGAGACTGGCACGATGAACCGATCCGCCTCGCTGCTGATCCAGGCAGGCTTTTCCTCCCGGCTGGCGGCGATCAAAGCGGTCGGCGACACCGCCGCAACTTTCGTCACGCTCGCCGAGCTTCAGGTCTGGCTCGACAGTGATATCGTGACGGCCTTCTCCCAAATGCCCGGCTGGCCAACCGCTGAGACGGCGAGCCTCTGGTCCGCTTTCCGGACCGGCTTCGTTCCTGCCGAAAAGCGGACGTGGATTGAGCGCCGCTATTGGGCGTGGGTACAGTGGAAGCCGGGCGTGTTGCCCGCTGCCGGGTCGCCGTTGCGTCTGCGTGCAAGCGAAGGTCAGCGGCCCGTGATGGCCCCAGATGGCACGGTTCTCGGAGACCTCCAGGCAGTGCTGAACCCTGGTCATCGCGGGCTACTTCGTGCTGTGGTCAGCACCGAGGCGAACAAGGTCGACATTTTTTACCACGGGCCAGATGATCTTTGGCTCGCTTGA
- a CDS encoding Hachiman antiphage defense system protein HamA, protein MVGFPNWCDRAAEDVGAHALELITARAADIAHGSAAVAAIVPEHYAAEEHVARILRRLGRPKTAAFIEGKLPTTKQIRSGDLGEILATEYIAAGTQYAAPIKRLRWKDHRNMAMRGDDVIGLYRDPATGHLRFLKTEAKSRATLPGGVLTEARAGLDKDGGLPSAHALEFIADRLMEAGNNDLADAIDDALLKHGIAPQSVKHLLFTLSGNNPANLLRANLQGYGGGFSQLYVGIRIDPHGAFIAGVYDQVIANANNG, encoded by the coding sequence ATGGTAGGCTTTCCAAACTGGTGCGACCGGGCTGCCGAAGACGTCGGCGCCCATGCGCTCGAACTCATCACAGCCAGAGCGGCTGACATCGCGCACGGTTCCGCAGCCGTCGCAGCGATCGTGCCCGAACACTATGCCGCGGAAGAACATGTCGCTCGAATCCTCCGTCGGCTCGGCCGCCCAAAGACCGCCGCTTTCATCGAAGGCAAGCTGCCCACCACCAAGCAGATCCGCTCTGGCGACCTCGGCGAGATTCTCGCGACCGAGTACATCGCGGCCGGGACGCAATACGCCGCGCCGATCAAGCGCCTGCGCTGGAAGGACCATCGCAACATGGCCATGCGGGGCGACGATGTAATCGGGCTCTACCGTGACCCGGCCACCGGCCACCTGCGATTCCTGAAGACCGAAGCGAAGAGCCGGGCCACGCTGCCGGGGGGGGTCCTCACCGAGGCCCGCGCGGGTCTCGACAAGGATGGCGGATTGCCATCCGCGCATGCCCTAGAGTTCATCGCCGACCGGTTGATGGAGGCGGGTAACAACGACCTGGCCGACGCGATTGACGACGCATTGCTGAAGCATGGCATCGCTCCGCAAAGCGTGAAACACCTGCTGTTCACGCTGTCGGGCAACAACCCAGCGAATCTCCTCCGAGCGAACCTGCAAGGTTACGGGGGCGGTTTCAGCCAGCTCTATGTCGGCATCCGCATTGACCCGCACGGCGCGTTCATCGCCGGAGTCTATGATCAGGTGATCGCCAATGCCAACAACGGTTGA
- a CDS encoding DUF2971 domain-containing protein, with protein sequence MAASAKTPNRLYKYRSFSNLTLEMLVSDTLYFADPSSFNDPLDTKPTLETDLGADQLATILSRLVEQRSKDEMAAAAKTIKYRGPKTVEHIARHSRRTAEQLIERIRYEATNPDYEIADPQQYLFGQYVEAELLRRYNSGVVSLAERAVCPLMWSHYGDQHNGLCIGYSAPADTLPDLHVIRYGGSRMVKASAVARMLDGDSAARTAVDGAVLLRKAMPWGYEKEWRLIGPRGVNASPLEMEEIVFGMRCAAAVKYAVVKALEDRNRAVRFYEIREQPGRFTLVKRAMDTDELKVSFPHRARSIDEAFADLTDLD encoded by the coding sequence GTGGCGGCATCAGCCAAAACGCCAAATAGACTCTACAAGTACCGCAGCTTCAGCAATCTGACGCTGGAGATGCTGGTCTCAGACACGCTTTACTTCGCTGATCCCAGCAGCTTCAACGACCCGCTGGACACCAAGCCCACCTTGGAAACGGACCTTGGCGCGGACCAGCTTGCCACCATCCTCTCACGTCTTGTTGAGCAGCGATCCAAGGACGAGATGGCAGCGGCGGCCAAGACGATCAAATATCGGGGACCCAAGACCGTCGAGCATATTGCGCGGCATAGTCGGCGCACGGCCGAGCAGCTCATCGAGCGCATCCGCTACGAGGCGACCAATCCCGACTACGAGATCGCCGATCCCCAGCAGTATCTGTTCGGCCAGTATGTCGAAGCGGAGCTTCTCCGGCGCTACAACAGCGGCGTTGTCTCGCTCGCCGAGCGCGCGGTCTGCCCGCTCATGTGGAGCCACTACGGCGATCAGCACAACGGCCTGTGCATCGGCTACTCGGCGCCCGCCGACACGCTGCCCGACCTCCACGTCATTCGCTACGGAGGGAGCCGGATGGTCAAGGCGAGCGCCGTTGCCCGAATGCTCGACGGCGACAGCGCAGCGCGGACTGCCGTGGATGGCGCCGTTCTCCTCCGAAAGGCGATGCCCTGGGGCTACGAGAAAGAATGGCGGCTGATCGGGCCGCGGGGGGTGAACGCCTCACCGCTCGAAATGGAGGAAATTGTGTTCGGGATGCGCTGCGCTGCTGCGGTGAAATACGCGGTCGTGAAGGCGCTGGAAGATCGGAACCGGGCCGTTCGGTTCTACGAGATCCGGGAGCAGCCGGGTCGCTTCACGCTAGTGAAGCGGGCGATGGACACCGACGAACTGAAGGTCTCGTTTCCCCATCGCGCCAGGTCGATCGATGAAGCATTCGCGGACCTGACCGACCTCGACTAG
- a CDS encoding HsdM family class I SAM-dependent methyltransferase has translation MTAQHTSAWFTDIGIERSLYPNLFLSPADVTPQTPQAHVIRHAFELLELDGVFCTEGAPIVFFKLIDSFAPDEVFDTHKRFWNHGGAPILVLISSGRAEIYSGMARPVRREDAGVNLPALVTTLEHLVTALPEFLFAIESGVFFREHARSFDASKRVDRDLLSNLADVRTKLSVGETGAIPLDVLDALLCRLVFTCYLFDRGVVGERYLEDLGLGSATHLRDVLSQRPLEHAKDGLFKIFRQLSLDFNGDLFSDDLEAEARLVSNDHVAILDAFFQGTQVRTGQLSFWPYDFRYIPIEAISAIYEHFLKAEDQEDGAFYTPRFLAEIVLDSALEGIGSLLDKRFLDPACGSGIFLVGLFNRLAEEWRLANPGARNDRRAAELSRILQQNLFGIDINRTACRIAAFSLYLAYFDQLSPRDIQGLQAKGRALPRLIVDPPNKAGVTESAAPGTIRCADFFGDGDVPTDVDLIVGNPPWGSTAGPKTLAGQWCARAEKTVPDSQIAAAFVWKAGEHISITGRISFVLPHGVLFNHSPTAVRFQRQWIETSTIERVLNLADLRLFLFSEAIHPALVVNYRPAASYRKSDQIEYLTPKANWTTTQAEVIVIDEADRRSIKRDKLLLDLDSPDAPQTWSQTFWGSPRDLRFIDRILLNPRLRDIVRLPSEPPNAKRWVRAEGFQPAGANDDPALAKRLKLPSRRFIEATHSGIDLFALPEDATDLPDDEVLVRGRSNTATDVFRAPHVLITKGFQRIAFADFDVSFRHAVRGIHGPPEDRRLLIFLAAYLRTSLAKYLTFHTSSNWGIYRPEVHVQEILRLPFVVPGDHEDPAAAEAIVAEVAQVFDDAVGRASRNYLLRRDAVDAATQAIEPLVDAYFGVEASERLLIDDTVNVIIPSIQPNRSRPSGPTMLAVTDQALQGYSARLCDTLGQWARPGEDISAKVTRSTKLGLAMAVVERANGRHNHAPAAPDGSDILATIAKLQMALPGTRRTLDFVRGMKIFDGPHLYVIKPDTRRFWTQSAALNDADEIAGTLLAIPARAHS, from the coding sequence ATGACCGCTCAGCACACCAGCGCATGGTTTACGGACATCGGCATCGAACGTTCGCTCTATCCGAACCTGTTCTTGTCTCCTGCCGACGTCACGCCGCAGACCCCCCAGGCACACGTAATCCGCCATGCATTTGAGCTGCTGGAACTTGATGGCGTCTTCTGTACCGAGGGGGCGCCGATCGTCTTCTTTAAGCTCATTGACAGCTTCGCGCCCGATGAGGTGTTCGATACCCATAAACGGTTCTGGAATCATGGCGGCGCCCCCATTCTTGTCCTAATATCGAGCGGTCGCGCCGAGATTTACTCCGGTATGGCGCGCCCGGTTCGCCGTGAAGACGCAGGCGTGAACTTGCCGGCGCTCGTCACCACGCTTGAGCATCTGGTAACAGCCCTCCCGGAGTTCCTCTTCGCGATCGAGTCCGGCGTTTTCTTCCGCGAACATGCCCGGTCGTTCGATGCCAGCAAGCGTGTCGATCGCGATCTCCTCTCCAATCTCGCTGACGTCCGCACCAAACTCAGCGTGGGAGAGACGGGCGCCATCCCCCTCGATGTGCTTGACGCCCTGCTCTGCAGGCTCGTCTTCACCTGTTATCTCTTCGACCGAGGCGTCGTCGGCGAGCGCTATCTGGAAGATCTCGGGCTGGGTTCGGCTACGCATCTGCGCGATGTCCTGAGCCAGAGGCCGCTCGAACACGCCAAAGACGGATTGTTCAAGATTTTCAGGCAGCTCAGCCTCGACTTCAACGGCGACCTGTTCAGCGATGACCTTGAAGCCGAAGCACGTCTCGTTTCGAACGACCATGTCGCGATCCTAGACGCCTTCTTTCAAGGAACGCAGGTGCGCACAGGCCAGCTTTCATTCTGGCCATACGACTTTCGGTACATCCCCATCGAGGCGATCAGCGCGATTTATGAGCATTTCCTGAAGGCAGAAGACCAGGAGGACGGCGCGTTCTATACGCCGCGCTTCTTGGCGGAGATTGTCCTCGATTCCGCCCTGGAAGGCATCGGATCGCTACTTGACAAGCGCTTTCTGGACCCGGCGTGCGGATCGGGGATTTTTCTAGTCGGCCTGTTCAATCGCTTGGCGGAAGAGTGGCGGCTCGCCAATCCCGGCGCGCGCAATGATCGTCGTGCCGCCGAGCTGAGCCGCATCCTTCAGCAGAACCTGTTCGGGATCGACATCAACCGGACGGCCTGCAGGATCGCGGCGTTCAGCCTTTACCTGGCCTATTTCGATCAGCTTTCGCCGCGCGACATCCAGGGCTTGCAAGCCAAGGGCCGAGCGCTGCCACGTTTGATCGTCGATCCACCGAACAAGGCCGGCGTTACCGAGAGTGCGGCGCCCGGCACCATCCGCTGCGCCGATTTCTTTGGCGACGGGGATGTCCCTACAGACGTCGATCTCATCGTCGGCAACCCGCCATGGGGGAGCACGGCGGGACCGAAGACGCTTGCCGGACAATGGTGCGCACGCGCGGAAAAGACCGTGCCTGACAGCCAGATCGCCGCCGCTTTCGTGTGGAAGGCAGGTGAGCATATCTCCATTACCGGGCGGATTTCATTCGTGCTACCGCACGGCGTCCTGTTCAACCACAGCCCAACCGCGGTCCGCTTCCAGCGGCAGTGGATCGAGACATCGACAATCGAGCGTGTGCTCAATCTCGCGGACCTTCGTCTCTTCCTGTTCAGCGAGGCCATCCATCCCGCGCTCGTCGTGAATTACAGGCCGGCCGCCAGCTATCGGAAATCGGACCAGATCGAGTATCTGACGCCTAAGGCCAACTGGACCACGACCCAAGCCGAGGTCATCGTCATCGACGAGGCTGATCGCCGATCGATTAAGCGCGACAAGCTTCTCCTCGACCTTGACAGTCCGGACGCGCCCCAGACCTGGAGCCAGACCTTCTGGGGTTCCCCACGCGACCTTCGCTTTATCGATCGGATACTCCTCAATCCGCGTCTGCGCGATATCGTCAGGTTGCCGTCGGAGCCGCCGAACGCCAAGCGGTGGGTCAGAGCCGAAGGTTTCCAACCCGCCGGAGCAAACGACGACCCGGCGCTGGCCAAACGACTGAAGCTGCCTTCGCGCCGCTTCATCGAGGCGACCCATTCCGGCATCGATCTCTTCGCCCTGCCCGAGGACGCGACCGATCTCCCCGACGACGAAGTGTTGGTCCGGGGCCGATCGAATACGGCTACGGACGTCTTTCGAGCGCCGCACGTTCTAATCACTAAGGGCTTTCAGCGCATCGCCTTTGCGGACTTCGACGTCAGCTTCCGTCACGCCGTTCGCGGCATCCATGGACCGCCGGAAGATCGCAGGTTGCTGATTTTCCTGGCGGCCTATCTGCGGACATCTCTGGCGAAATATCTGACGTTCCACACCTCTTCAAACTGGGGCATTTATCGTCCTGAGGTGCATGTTCAGGAAATCCTGCGGCTCCCCTTCGTCGTGCCAGGCGATCATGAAGACCCGGCTGCCGCCGAAGCGATCGTGGCGGAGGTCGCCCAAGTATTCGATGATGCCGTGGGCCGGGCGTCTCGGAATTACCTGCTGCGGCGCGACGCGGTCGATGCGGCGACGCAAGCGATCGAGCCGCTCGTCGATGCCTATTTCGGGGTCGAGGCGTCGGAGCGCCTTTTGATCGACGACACCGTCAACGTCATCATACCCAGCATCCAGCCGAACCGATCGCGCCCTTCCGGTCCGACCATGTTGGCCGTGACCGACCAGGCCTTGCAGGGCTACTCGGCACGGCTTTGCGACACGCTCGGTCAGTGGGCACGCCCCGGAGAGGATATCTCGGCCAAGGTGACGCGCTCGACGAAACTCGGCCTCGCCATGGCCGTCGTCGAACGTGCGAACGGACGCCACAACCACGCGCCGGCCGCGCCTGATGGGTCGGACATCCTGGCCACGATCGCAAAACTGCAAATGGCCCTACCAGGCACAAGGCGCACGCTCGATTTCGTACGGGGCATGAAAATTTTCGACGGACCGCACCTCTACGTCATCAAGCCGGACACGCGCCGCTTTTGGACGCAGTCGGCGGCGCTGAATGACGCGGATGAGATAGCAGGAACCCTGCTCGCCATTCCGGCCCGCGCGCATTCATGA
- a CDS encoding helix-turn-helix domain-containing protein: MLTLIGMGDRSAIALAQELGVSAATINRDVSYLRSKGHAITARRLAAGWAFAFEPSRDARKSVAGSRP; encoded by the coding sequence TTGCTCACGCTCATCGGGATGGGCGACCGTTCGGCCATTGCGCTCGCGCAGGAGCTCGGTGTTTCCGCAGCGACAATCAATCGCGATGTCAGCTATCTCCGCAGCAAGGGACACGCGATCACCGCCCGCCGCCTCGCTGCTGGTTGGGCGTTCGCCTTCGAACCATCGCGGGATGCTCGGAAATCCGTCGCCGGAAGCCGGCCATGA
- a CDS encoding ribbon-helix-helix protein, CopG family — MKSKHTFRLSPEIARQLAELAIRRRASQAEIVEAALASFMSPDGSERMEAALSRRIDRLVRQLEQVDQSVEIGNEALALFVRFWLTATPALPDGAGAAAQASGKERYDGFIRALTRRIESSERLGR; from the coding sequence GTGAAATCGAAGCATACCTTTCGCCTTTCACCCGAGATCGCACGGCAACTGGCCGAACTCGCCATACGGCGGCGAGCCTCGCAGGCGGAGATAGTCGAAGCGGCACTTGCGTCGTTCATGTCGCCCGACGGATCGGAGCGGATGGAAGCGGCATTAAGCAGGCGAATTGATCGCTTGGTACGTCAGTTGGAGCAGGTTGATCAGAGTGTTGAGATTGGCAATGAAGCCTTGGCCCTGTTCGTTCGATTTTGGCTCACGGCGACGCCCGCGCTGCCGGATGGAGCCGGTGCAGCCGCGCAAGCCTCTGGCAAAGAGAGGTACGACGGGTTCATTCGGGCATTGACGCGTCGCATAGAAAGCAGCGAGCGCTTGGGCCGCTGA
- a CDS encoding conjugal transfer protein TraG, protein MAATKILWGQIIAVFMLVLAGVWGATQWTAAALGYQPELGPAWFSLFGLRVYRPYDFFWWWFSYDAYAPRIFETGGLIAASSGFAAIIVAITMSVWRARELNNAQTYGSARWANRQEIKQAGLFDDKGVVLGRFNNEYLRHDGPEHVLCFAPTRSGKGVGLVVPTLLTWPGSAIVHDIKGENWTLTAGYRAGFSRVLLFDPTNAQSSAYNPLLEVRRGVCEVRDVQNVADVLVDPEGSLEKRNHWEKTSHSLLVGAILHVLYAEPDKTLAGVAAFLSDPKRSFESTLAAMMMTPHLGEDGVHPVVASAARELLNKSDNERSGVLSTAMSFLGLYRDPVVAQVTRQCDWRIADLVGGKCPATLYLVIPPSDISRTKPLIRLLLNQIGRRLTEELAHDTSRQRVLLMLDEFPALGRLDFFESALAFMAGYGLKAFLIAQSLNQIEHAYGHNNAILDNCHVRVCFATNDERTAKRVSESLGTATELRAMKNYAGHRLSPWLGHLMISKSETARALLTQGEIQELPITDEIVMMAGMHPIRAKKAQYFRDRRLSARVLSPPQVRASEGAGVLHDWVDRLAKAPDLATPRTGAMESEDTDPANAGIRTEPELPLHEDIAPPPRSVNREFDFDREDQTDEDAARNRRIQQTMRGNARRASLDPDDGIAL, encoded by the coding sequence ATGGCCGCAACAAAGATCCTTTGGGGTCAGATCATCGCCGTATTCATGCTGGTGCTGGCAGGCGTCTGGGGCGCGACCCAATGGACCGCGGCAGCGCTTGGCTACCAGCCCGAACTCGGCCCGGCCTGGTTCTCGCTGTTCGGGCTGCGGGTCTACCGGCCCTATGACTTCTTCTGGTGGTGGTTCAGCTATGACGCCTACGCACCGCGCATCTTCGAGACCGGCGGGCTGATCGCCGCGTCGAGCGGCTTTGCCGCAATCATCGTCGCCATCACCATGTCGGTCTGGCGCGCCCGCGAACTCAACAATGCCCAGACTTATGGTTCGGCGCGCTGGGCAAACCGGCAGGAGATCAAACAGGCGGGCCTGTTCGACGACAAGGGCGTGGTATTGGGCCGGTTCAATAACGAATATCTGCGTCACGATGGTCCCGAGCATGTCCTGTGCTTTGCTCCGACCCGCAGCGGCAAGGGCGTCGGGCTGGTCGTCCCGACCCTGCTCACATGGCCGGGCTCGGCCATCGTCCACGACATCAAGGGCGAGAACTGGACACTGACTGCAGGCTATCGCGCCGGGTTCAGCCGGGTGCTGCTGTTCGATCCAACCAATGCGCAGTCTTCCGCCTACAATCCGCTGCTTGAAGTGCGCCGCGGGGTCTGCGAAGTTCGCGATGTCCAGAATGTCGCCGACGTGCTGGTCGATCCCGAAGGCAGTCTGGAGAAACGCAACCATTGGGAGAAGACCAGCCATTCGCTGCTGGTCGGCGCGATCCTCCATGTTCTCTATGCCGAACCTGACAAGACATTGGCCGGTGTCGCGGCGTTCCTCTCCGACCCCAAACGCTCCTTCGAATCGACGCTTGCCGCGATGATGATGACCCCGCACCTTGGCGAGGATGGGGTCCATCCGGTGGTCGCAAGCGCAGCGCGTGAACTCCTCAACAAGTCCGACAACGAACGCTCGGGGGTGCTGTCGACTGCGATGTCGTTCCTTGGCCTCTACCGCGACCCGGTCGTGGCGCAGGTGACCCGGCAATGCGACTGGCGGATCGCCGACCTGGTCGGTGGCAAGTGCCCGGCAACGCTCTACCTAGTCATCCCGCCCTCGGACATCAGCCGCACCAAGCCGCTGATCCGCCTCCTCCTGAACCAGATCGGCCGCCGCCTGACCGAGGAACTGGCTCACGACACCTCGCGCCAGCGGGTGCTGCTCATGCTCGACGAATTCCCGGCGCTCGGGCGGCTCGACTTCTTCGAAAGCGCGCTCGCGTTCATGGCCGGATATGGGCTCAAGGCGTTCCTGATCGCCCAGTCACTCAATCAGATCGAGCATGCCTACGGCCACAACAACGCGATCCTCGACAATTGTCATGTCCGGGTCTGTTTTGCGACCAACGACGAGCGCACCGCCAAGCGCGTCTCGGAATCGCTCGGCACCGCAACCGAACTGCGCGCAATGAAGAACTATGCCGGGCACCGCCTGTCACCCTGGCTCGGCCATCTGATGATCTCCAAGTCCGAGACGGCCCGCGCTCTCCTCACCCAGGGCGAAATCCAGGAACTGCCCATTACCGACGAGATCGTGATGATGGCGGGCATGCACCCCATTCGGGCGAAGAAGGCGCAGTATTTTCGGGACCGGCGGCTGTCGGCGCGCGTCCTGTCGCCGCCGCAGGTCCGCGCCAGCGAGGGCGCGGGGGTGCTGCACGATTGGGTTGATCGCCTCGCGAAGGCGCCTGATCTGGCCACGCCGCGCACGGGCGCGATGGAGTCCGAAGATACCGATCCCGCCAATGCCGGCATCCGCACCGAGCCGGAACTGCCCTTGCACGAGGATATTGCGCCGCCGCCAAGATCTGTGAACCGGGAATTTGACTTCGACCGGGAGGATCAGACCGACGAAGATGCCGCCCGCAATCGCCGTATCCAGCAGACCATGCGCGGCAACGCGCGGCGGGCGTCGCTCGACCCCGACGATGGCATTGCGCTGTGA